The sequence AACAAAAAGCCCGCTCTGAATAATTATAGCGAACCCGTGACGGCCTCACGGTAAACGCTACTTGCGAACACAGGTACAGTTGGCAGTTGTTCATTCTGAGCTGCGGATTAAAGTTGAGCGAGCTGGCCAGACTCAGCGGAAATACTATCCGCCGATACGCTGAACGAAAGAACCTTCTTTGAAGCAACGGAGAGGTTTCTCACCCAAAGGAGAGCTTCGTTGAGCAAAGCATTGGTTGGCTGCGGACCTCAGTCGCTGTTGTTGCACTCTCTGTACCCTCCTATATTCCCGTCGCTCCGGTCTATTGTTTAATTCCAGGAATTCGCGATCGTATATCCCACGTCATTGAATGTCTAAATTCCTCTCTAATCTGCGCCGTTTTCTAACACGGTCAAAAATACCAAGCTCATATGGAGGGTCGATAGATACGAATTTCTCGAAGTTCCAAGAAGGCGATGTAGTGATAATCAATGGGAGGAATCCATTATTGACTAAGGCCCTTGGGCGGAACAAGCAGACGGGGGTCAGTCGCGGGGTTATCCAGCACAATGATATCATTGGTAGAAGACCTCGAGATCTTGTGAAGGCACAAAAAGGTATCTAGGATTGTCCCAAGTGCATGGCGTATCGCTTGGCTCACCGTTTATTTTCTGATTCACCCAGGACCTTCTTATCGAATTACCTTCCCTACGCTCGATGAATATGCCACCCTGAGCCCACGACTAGTGACTCCAGTATGTGACACTGTTGCGTTGCCAGAAGTTTTGGAATGAGAAAAGCAGAGCGCATTAAACTAATTTGCGATCAGTAGGTTTATCCTGCAGATGCCAATCTTATCGTGTCTCTTTTAGACATTCATACATCCGTGCCTTCGGACCAACGCGAACCAGACCAACCGGTAGAAATTTTGGAAGCGGGAACTGGTCATGGATCACTGACGCTCCATCTTTCCCGTGCAATAAATGGTGCCAATACCTGTCCGCCCCCAATTCCCGCCCATTCTCAGCTGAAAATTATCCCGGAAAACTCCAGTGgggaagaaacaaaaagtTCAAAAAGGGAAGGACAACAAATATCAGACGAAAGCTCCTTGAACCAAGAAGCATGGGACTCTTGGCGCTCTGGACGCCGAGCTATCATACACACGGTAGAAATCTCTGCGAAGCATTCGGCCCATGCTGAAAAGATTATTCGTGGCTTTAGACGCGGAATGTATGCCGGGAACATCGATTTCTACGTTGCCAGTGTAGAAAACTGGATCGAAGAACAGACTCGACGTCGCAACAGATCGCTATTTTCAGGAACGTTGGAACCATTCCTTTCATATGCCATCCTTGATATGCCGTCGGCACACCTACGCATACCCCATGTTTCACCAATCCTCAAAGTGGACGGTGTTTTGGCCGTGTTCATGCCGAATGTGACACAAATAGGCGACTGTGTGAAGATAATCAATGATAAACGACTACCATTGGTTTTGGAAAAGGCCGTGGAGCTCGGTACTGGTATCAGCAGCGGAAGGCTATGGGATATTAGGATGGCAGTACGACGGTCCCGCCCAGTCAAGACCAAAGAAGCGGAACAACCAACAGGAGGCGAAAATGGAGAGGAGTCGTCTGGAGAAGTATCTGAAAGTAAAACTCAAGATGTTTACACTAGCGCGCTGGCTGGAGAACCACAGGCGGGTGACCCAGTCCTAGTTTGCAGGCCGAAAGTTGGAGAACGCATTGTTGGAGGAGGTTTTGTAGGATTATGGAGAAGAATCAACGAGCAgtagaaggaaaaaaattaGATACCAGCTAGCCGAATCCCGCTATCTCGTCGGCTGAAGGTGCGCGGGGAGGCTGCTCTCACAATTTTGCCCTCGAACCAGGGCGTTCTTCATCTGACCTTGAATCTGCTTGGGCAACATTATCGCTACGCGCCAGGACCCACTCGGCTACATCTTTGACGAGCGCTTCCTTTATTCCCTCGGGTTCAGCATGTAGTTTGTGGTAAGCACCTTCATATACCTTGAAAGTCTTATCGGGGACAGCGACAGCCTCCGCGAAATGTTTAGTGGCTTCAAACTCGTTTATTTGGTCGGCAGTTCCGTGACCAACCCAAAGTGGTGGAGACTTTGAATGCGCTTTTTGCAGTATATCTTTCGGCAGATGTTGGAGCTGATCCAACCAGGCGGCTCGGTCCAGCATTCCTGCAATCCCTTCCAGGGTGCCCGTATCGTGGCAGAGAGGATCTTGCTTCCATTCTTCGCAAACGCGTGGATCACGGCACATTAGAGATGGATCGAGGGGCTTGTAAAGCTGGTGGCTGGGCCTCAATCTTGCAACCAGTCTTCCCAACGCCACCGTAAGTTTGTAAGGGCGGCTGCTTGGGTGTAAGCCCACGAGCGGGGAATATGCTAAGACTCCCCGGACCCACGGAGGAAAGGAAGTAGAATTTAGCATGTAGTAAAGGGCCTCTCCACCACCCATACTATGTCCCATCAGGAAAATATGCGGCGCCTTCAAATCCACTGGAGCTTCGGCATTCCCTTGTCCTTGCAACGAGTGATACACGCTTGATAAAACAGAGTGGATATCCCCGATGACGAGTGTAGTATCGCCCGTGAGACCCCGAGATGCTGCATCTGGTACAGAGCGCCCCCAACCCCTGCAACCTAATGTTAGGAGAGGTTCATTTCATTCACAATCTCTATGAGACATTTGAATACATTCGAATGCCATAGAGGCGTACTCACCGCTGGTCAAATGCTCGCACTTCAATCCCATGTTTGGCTAAGCCAGGAAAAAAGTCATAGTACGCATTGCCTATAGAGCCATGTCTAAGCATCATAAACTAACCGGCCCAAGTTCAATGGAGCATACAGTGGTCACTGAAGCCGTGCAGAAAGACAATGACCGCCTTGGGAGGAGCATCAGGCTGTACAATTGCCCCACTAGTCAGCCTTGGTCCTTGCAGCATAGGAGGTTAAAGCAGGTAGTGAATCATGGGTCAAAGGGATCTCAAATTCCATGTGAATGTAATGATTCCAAATGCCTAGCTATGGGGTTGAGTCACTCACCTTCCATGTTTTGGTGTACACTTTCACCCCGTCCGGGAGAGTGTGCCAGCCTTCTTCAGTTTTGGTTGCCATTGCCATAGTTGACTTAACCCGTTAAAAGGATATTGAGATAGAGGGGCTCGCTGGGAATAAGTGCAAAGGACTGGATGATAGTTGGTGTGGATGTGGGTTGAAGGTCATCGGGAAGTCGGGCCTTGGAAGCCCTTCACATGCTCGTAGAGTATAACTTAACCAATGTGAGACGCCGCCAGGCTCTTGAATGTACGTCTTGTATTTCTAATATTTTGCAAGTGCACCCAAATTTTTATACCAATTGTCCCTCGAGCCTACAGAATGCATCTATGAGCCTTCGCGCAAAAGCTGCTAGCCATTATAAGGAGCAGTTATAGTACAGTACATTGCTCCCATGCCCAGGATGAGCCAATGATTAAACCATTTGCAATGATCGATAGCTTTGTTCTATATACAAAATCGCATCTGTATGCAGATGGTTTGTGAACGAGTCGTGTATGCAAAAATCTCCGAATGTCAACGCCTGACTCCGACTCTTGTGCGCTTTGACTACGCGGTGACCAGCCCACATCAATTTTCCAGTccttctttatctgtagtTCGCTTTCGCTTTGGCTTCATCTTTTCTCTTCGTAATCTTTCTTGCCTTTCCCTCTCTTGTATCTCCAATCCAGTCTCGGTAATCTCATGCTCTATATCCAAGTTATGCCGACGGATGAGCAGACTTACACACAATCCGATCGCTGCCATCGAAGTGTAAAATATCCACATCACTCTCAGGCTCTGATTATATGCATTCAATGCTGGTATTTTCTCCTTGTTTGGAAGAGTTTTCACAAAATCCGTCGAAGCGCTAACAGAACGACCCTGTAGCATGTCCGCAGTCTCAGGAGATAAAATGGAGCCCAAGCTTCTGATATTAGCTCTCGTTTGATTCTGGAAAATCACTCCTCCCAATACGACGGAAACACTATTTGCCATATTTCGAACAAAGCCGGCAGTCGCAGTTGCGGTGGCGCTGTCGAAAGGTCTCAGATGACTTTGCAGTGCGATCAGTGGTGCTTGGAAGTTTGGGCCAACGCCAATCCCAGCAACAAGCTGATACGTAATAATACGAGCCCAGGACGTGTGCGCTGGTAGATCGATGTAGAGACCAACCCCGAGTACTAGTGTTGCCATACCAGCCCATATGGGTGGAAGAAAGAGGCCAGTTTTCCTGATTAGGTATCCGCTGATGGCAGCGACCAAGGCGACAGAAATGACAAAGGGAAAGAGATAGATGCCGGACTGTAGAGGAGTCGCTCCAAGAACGACCTGAAAATAGAGGGGAAGGAAATAAGACCCGCCAGTATAGACAAATCCTTGGGCGAAAATCATCCCGTATGCTGCAACCGTAGAGCGAGAAGAAAATAGCCATAAAGGTATGATCGGATAATATGCGAGCTTCCATTGGATGAGCAAGAAGAGGCCAAGGGTGCCAATGCCGAAAGCTATCAAGCATACGACGGGAACGGAGGCCCATGGGAGCCAAACTCCTCCATATTCAAGTCCAAGGAGAAACATGACGGTGCCTCCGACAATGGTCAATGAGCCTAACCAGTCTATAGCTCTAAGCCCAGCAAACAACGGTGTCTTTGGAGTGTGAAcctcaaaaaagaaaaatataataACAAAGGCGATGCCATCGACAGGAACTATTTTCAGTTAGTGGTGGCCGGTGTTATTATCGATTCGAGTTTACCGTACGATTAATATAGAAACACCACCGCCAAGTGACAAATTGTGTCATAATTCCACCTACCACCGGTCCAACGGCTCCTGCAACGGCCCATACCATCCCAATTATACCAAAATATACGCCGCGGGACCTATTCGACATGTcaggacatgaatatcggAGATAGTACCAGGAAGTCGTACCGCATGCTGAATAAATCGCCGATACTGATGTTAACCAACGCAAGAAGGCCGCCACCTCCAACGCCCTGGACGCATCGCCCACCTATCAGCATTCTGATGTTAATGCTGATGGCGCAGAGAAGTG is a genomic window of Coccidioides posadasii str. Silveira chromosome 3, complete sequence containing:
- a CDS encoding uncharacterized protein (EggNog:ENOG410PJPR~COG:J~BUSCO:7981at33183) translates to MSKFLSNLRRFLTRSKIPSSYGGSIDTNFSKFQEGDVVIINGRNPLLTKALGRNKQTGVSRGVIQHNDIIGRRPRDLVKAQKGPSYRITFPTLDEYATLSPRLVTPVYPADANLIVSLLDIHTSVPSDQREPDQPVEILEAGTGHGSLTLHLSRAINGANTCPPPIPAHSQLKIIPENSSGEETKSSKREGQQISDESSLNQEAWDSWRSGRRAIIHTVEISAKHSAHAEKIIRGFRRGMYAGNIDFYVASVENWIEEQTRRRNRSLFSGTLEPFLSYAILDMPSAHLRIPHVSPILKVDGVLAVFMPNVTQIGDCVKIINDKRLPLVLEKAVELGTGISSGRLWDIRMAVRRSRPVKTKEAEQPTGGENGEESSGEVSESKTQDVYTSALAGEPQAGDPVLVCRPKVGERIVGGGFVGLWRRINEQ
- a CDS encoding uncharacterized protein (EggNog:ENOG410PREB~COG:I~MEROPS:MER0036114), with amino-acid sequence MAMATKTEEGWHTLPDGVKVYTKTWKPDAPPKAVIVFLHGFSDHCNAYYDFFPGLAKHGIEVRAFDQRGWGRSVPDAASRGLTGDTTLVIGDIHSVLSSVYHSLQGQGNAEAPVDLKAPHIFLMGHSMGGGEALYYMLNSTSFPPWVRGVLAYSPLVGLHPSSRPYKLTVALGRLVARLRPSHQLYKPLDPSLMCRDPRVCEEWKQDPLCHDTGTLEGIAGMLDRAAWLDQLQHLPKDILQKAHSKSPPLWVGHGTADQINEFEATKHFAEAVAVPDKTFKVYEGAYHKLHAEPEGIKEALVKDVAEWVLARSDNVAQADSRSDEERPGSRAKL
- a CDS encoding uncharacterized protein (EggNog:ENOG410PKJQ~COG:G~TransMembrane:12 (i83-108o120-140i152-171o177-198i210-236o242-263i275-295o301-326i347-371o383-403i410-429o553-572i)) gives rise to the protein MAVFVWRKSDAHCEQKAETSEEGDIGICHVNDVVERKKESRATTDTASDASLSVITTFKGPAELFPDDCQNTSEENKMTKGKIAVIMTALCLATFLAALDMTIITTILPTISRAFRTSEANYTWVGSAYLLAAASATPIWGKVSDIFGRKPVLLAANVVFLIGSLLCAISINIRMLIGGRCVQGVGGGGLLALVNISIGDLFSMRSRGVYFGIIGMVWAVAGAVGPVVGGIMTQFVTWRWCFYINLPVDGIAFVIIFFFFEVHTPKTPLFAGLRAIDWLGSLTIVGGTVMFLLGLEYGGVWLPWASVPVVCLIAFGIGTLGLFLLIQWKLAYYPIIPLWLFSSRSTVAAYGMIFAQGFVYTGGSYFLPLYFQVVLGATPLQSGIYLFPFVISVALVAAISGYLIRKTGLFLPPIWAGMATLVLGVGLYIDLPAHTSWARIITYQLVAGIGVGPNFQAPLIALQSHLRPFDSATATATAGFVRNMANSVSVVLGGVIFQNQTRANIRSLGSILSPETADMLQGRSVSASTDFVKTLPNKEKIPALNAYNQSLRVMWIFYTSMAAIGLCVSLLIRRHNLDIEHEITETGLEIQERERQERLRREKMKPKRKRTTDKEGLEN